The following coding sequences are from one Zalophus californianus isolate mZalCal1 chromosome 15, mZalCal1.pri.v2, whole genome shotgun sequence window:
- the ADRA2A gene encoding alpha-2A adrenergic receptor isoform X1: MFRQEQPLAEGSFAPMGSLQPDAGNTSWNGTEAPGGGARATPYSLQVTLTLVCLAGLLMLLTVFGNVLVIIAVFTSRALKAPQNLFLVSLASADILVATLVIPFSLANEVMGYWYFGKAWCEIYLALDVLFCTSSIVHLCAISLDRYWSITQAIEYNLKRTPRRIKAIIVTVWVISAVISFPPLISIEKKGGGGGPQPAEPRCEINDQKWYVISSCIGSFFAPCLIMILVYVRIYQIAKRRTRVPPSRRGPDANAAPPGAAERRPNGLGPERGVGPVGAEPELLPAQLNGAPGEPAPAGPRDADALDLEESSSSEHAERPPGPRRSERGGPRAKGKARASQVKPGDSLPRRGPGATGPGTSAAGPGEERGGGAKASRWRGRQNREKRFTFVLAVVIGVFVVCWFPFFFTYTLTAVGCSVPRTLFKFFFWFGYCNSSLNPVIYTIFNHDFRRAFKKILCRGDRKRIV; encoded by the coding sequence ATGTTCCGCCAGGAGCAGCCGCTGGCCGAGGGCAGCTTCGCGCCCATGGGCTCCCTGCAGCCGGACGCGGGCAACACGAGCTGGAACGGGACCGAGGCGCCAGGGGGCGGCGCCCGGGCCACCCCTTACTCCCTGCAGGTGACGCTGACGCTGGTGTGCCTGGCCGGCCTGCTCATGCTGCTCACGGTGTTCGGCAACGTGCTTGTCATCATCGCGGTGTTCACAAGCCGCGCGCTGAAGGCGCCCCAGAACCTCTTCCTGGTGTCTCTGGCCTCGGCCGACATCCTGGTGGCCACGCTCGTCATCCCTTTCTCGCTGGCCAACGAGGTCATGGGCTACTGGTATTTCGGGAAGGCGTGGTGTGAGATCTACCTGGCGCTCGACGTACTCTTCTGCACCTCGTCCATCGTGCACCTGTGCGCCATCAGCCTGGATCGCTACTGGTCCATCACGCAGGCCATCGAGTACAACCTGAAGCGCACGCCGCGCCGCATCAAGGCCATCATCGTCACCGTGTGGGTCATCTCGGCCGTCATCTCCTTCCCGCCGCTCATCTCCATCGAGAAgaagggcggcggcggcggcccgcaGCCGGCGGAGCCGCGCTGCGAGATCAACGACCAGAAGTGGTACGTAATCTCGTCGTGCATCGGCTCCTTTTTCGCGCCCTGCCTCATCATGATCCTGGTCTACGTGCGCATCTACCAGATTGCCAAGCGCCGCACCCGCGTGCCGCCCAGCCGCCGGGGTCCGGACGCCAACGCCGCGCCGCCGGGGGCCGCCGAGCGCAGGCCCAATGGCCTGGGCCCGGAGCGCGGCGTGGGCCCCGTGGGCGCCGAGCCCGAGCTGCTGCCCGCCCAGCTCAACGGTGCCCCGGGGGAGCCCGCGCCGGCCGGGCCGCGCGACGCTGACGCGCTGGACCTGGAGGAGAGCTCGTCGTCCGAGCACGCCGAGCGGCCCCCGGGGCCTCGCAGGTCGGAGCGCGGCGGCCCCCGGGCCAAGGGCAAGGCCCGGGCGAGCCAGGTGAAGCCCGGGGACAGCCTGCCGCGGCGCGGGCCGGGGGCCACAGGGCCCGGGACGTCGGCGGCGGGGCCCGGGGAGGAGCGTGGCGGAGGCGCCAAGGCGTCGCGCTGGCGCGGGCGGCAGAACCGCGAGAAGCGCTTCACGTTCGTGCTGGCCGTGGTCATCGGCGTGTTCGTGGTGTGCTGGTTCCCCTTCTTCTTCACTTACACGCTCACGGCTGTGGGCTGCTCCGTGCCGCGCACGCTTTTCAAGTTCTTCTTCTGGTTCGGCTACTGCAACAGCTCGCTGAACCCGGTCATCTACACCATCTTCAACCACGACTTCCGCCGGGCCTTCAAGAAGATCCTCTGCCGGGGCGACAGGAAACGGATCGTGTGA
- the ADRA2A gene encoding alpha-2A adrenergic receptor isoform X2 has protein sequence MGSLQPDAGNTSWNGTEAPGGGARATPYSLQVTLTLVCLAGLLMLLTVFGNVLVIIAVFTSRALKAPQNLFLVSLASADILVATLVIPFSLANEVMGYWYFGKAWCEIYLALDVLFCTSSIVHLCAISLDRYWSITQAIEYNLKRTPRRIKAIIVTVWVISAVISFPPLISIEKKGGGGGPQPAEPRCEINDQKWYVISSCIGSFFAPCLIMILVYVRIYQIAKRRTRVPPSRRGPDANAAPPGAAERRPNGLGPERGVGPVGAEPELLPAQLNGAPGEPAPAGPRDADALDLEESSSSEHAERPPGPRRSERGGPRAKGKARASQVKPGDSLPRRGPGATGPGTSAAGPGEERGGGAKASRWRGRQNREKRFTFVLAVVIGVFVVCWFPFFFTYTLTAVGCSVPRTLFKFFFWFGYCNSSLNPVIYTIFNHDFRRAFKKILCRGDRKRIV, from the coding sequence ATGGGCTCCCTGCAGCCGGACGCGGGCAACACGAGCTGGAACGGGACCGAGGCGCCAGGGGGCGGCGCCCGGGCCACCCCTTACTCCCTGCAGGTGACGCTGACGCTGGTGTGCCTGGCCGGCCTGCTCATGCTGCTCACGGTGTTCGGCAACGTGCTTGTCATCATCGCGGTGTTCACAAGCCGCGCGCTGAAGGCGCCCCAGAACCTCTTCCTGGTGTCTCTGGCCTCGGCCGACATCCTGGTGGCCACGCTCGTCATCCCTTTCTCGCTGGCCAACGAGGTCATGGGCTACTGGTATTTCGGGAAGGCGTGGTGTGAGATCTACCTGGCGCTCGACGTACTCTTCTGCACCTCGTCCATCGTGCACCTGTGCGCCATCAGCCTGGATCGCTACTGGTCCATCACGCAGGCCATCGAGTACAACCTGAAGCGCACGCCGCGCCGCATCAAGGCCATCATCGTCACCGTGTGGGTCATCTCGGCCGTCATCTCCTTCCCGCCGCTCATCTCCATCGAGAAgaagggcggcggcggcggcccgcaGCCGGCGGAGCCGCGCTGCGAGATCAACGACCAGAAGTGGTACGTAATCTCGTCGTGCATCGGCTCCTTTTTCGCGCCCTGCCTCATCATGATCCTGGTCTACGTGCGCATCTACCAGATTGCCAAGCGCCGCACCCGCGTGCCGCCCAGCCGCCGGGGTCCGGACGCCAACGCCGCGCCGCCGGGGGCCGCCGAGCGCAGGCCCAATGGCCTGGGCCCGGAGCGCGGCGTGGGCCCCGTGGGCGCCGAGCCCGAGCTGCTGCCCGCCCAGCTCAACGGTGCCCCGGGGGAGCCCGCGCCGGCCGGGCCGCGCGACGCTGACGCGCTGGACCTGGAGGAGAGCTCGTCGTCCGAGCACGCCGAGCGGCCCCCGGGGCCTCGCAGGTCGGAGCGCGGCGGCCCCCGGGCCAAGGGCAAGGCCCGGGCGAGCCAGGTGAAGCCCGGGGACAGCCTGCCGCGGCGCGGGCCGGGGGCCACAGGGCCCGGGACGTCGGCGGCGGGGCCCGGGGAGGAGCGTGGCGGAGGCGCCAAGGCGTCGCGCTGGCGCGGGCGGCAGAACCGCGAGAAGCGCTTCACGTTCGTGCTGGCCGTGGTCATCGGCGTGTTCGTGGTGTGCTGGTTCCCCTTCTTCTTCACTTACACGCTCACGGCTGTGGGCTGCTCCGTGCCGCGCACGCTTTTCAAGTTCTTCTTCTGGTTCGGCTACTGCAACAGCTCGCTGAACCCGGTCATCTACACCATCTTCAACCACGACTTCCGCCGGGCCTTCAAGAAGATCCTCTGCCGGGGCGACAGGAAACGGATCGTGTGA